The Castanea sativa cultivar Marrone di Chiusa Pesio chromosome 11, ASM4071231v1 genome contains a region encoding:
- the LOC142617865 gene encoding heavy metal-associated isoprenylated plant protein 16-like, with translation MKQKVVIRVTLNNGKKNARSKAMQIAVGLQGVESVSLQGEDSSQIVVVGDNIDSVILTSLLRKKVGFAELTSVSPVSTEGEKAKQETKPSESGIQSMVWPTYQAGVPYYYQPGAPYYAYEVAGYNQNSCNIM, from the exons ATGAAG CAAAAGGTAGTGATCAGGGTCACCTTAAATAATGGCAAAAAGAATGCTCGGTCCAAGGCCATGCAGATTGCAGTTGGTCTACAAG GTGTGGAATCAGTCTCTCTACAAGGTGAGGACAGCAGTCAGATTGTTGTTGTCGGGGACAACATTGATTCAGTCATCTTGACATCTTTGCTGAGGAAGAAAGTTGGATTTGCTGAGTTAACGAGTGTCTCGCCAGTCAGTACTGAGGGGGAAAAAGCAAAGCAAGAGACCAAACCTAGTGAATCTGGAATACAATCAATGGTTTGGCCAACTTATCAAGCCGGTGTACCATATTATTATCAACCTGGTGCACCATATTATGCATATGAAGTCGCGGGTTACAACCAGAACTCTTGCAATATTATGTGA